Proteins encoded by one window of Bacillus sp. HMF5848:
- a CDS encoding DmsC/YnfH family molybdoenzyme membrane anchor subunit: MFAEEWPLILFTLLSQLAVGTYIFIVIIRSLNKNIDRQLSINVTKQGLFLVGPVMFIALILSVFHLGTPLGAYRAL, from the coding sequence ATGTTTGCGGAAGAATGGCCACTCATATTATTCACACTCCTATCACAGCTAGCTGTAGGTACCTATATATTTATAGTGATTATTCGTTCTCTAAACAAGAATATAGATAGGCAGCTCAGTATTAATGTAACGAAACAAGGATTGTTTCTTGTAGGCCCAGTCATGTTCATTGCTCTTATATTATCAGTGTTCCATTTAGGGACGCCATTAGGAGCATACCGTGCTCTTTGA
- a CDS encoding DmsC/YnfH family molybdoenzyme membrane anchor subunit: protein MNLDSSWLSREILFAGGFFVLWIVSYYLDRKGAWNQIVGWVTSIVGLGAVFSMASIYFVTIKPAWIDVNTYLVFFGTTVVFGAVAVIMVVLQSKEEKTEALMKVLKVFGLAGLAAIVIQLIYLPVYAAGLSVDGGLAGAETASLFAGKYAYSIIIRWILSITGLAIIGLIFYKNIKPQTQCKICYAAFALVIIGEFLGRFIFYGTGVSMIVG from the coding sequence TTGAATCTAGATTCTTCTTGGTTAAGTAGAGAAATATTGTTCGCAGGTGGCTTCTTTGTTCTTTGGATCGTATCCTATTATCTAGATCGAAAAGGTGCATGGAATCAAATAGTAGGGTGGGTTACCTCTATTGTAGGATTAGGAGCAGTCTTTAGTATGGCGAGTATTTATTTTGTGACCATAAAGCCGGCGTGGATCGATGTAAATACGTATCTAGTTTTTTTCGGAACGACGGTTGTTTTTGGCGCTGTTGCTGTGATAATGGTTGTCCTACAATCTAAAGAAGAGAAAACAGAAGCACTAATGAAAGTATTAAAGGTATTTGGATTAGCAGGGTTAGCAGCTATCGTTATCCAATTGATATATCTACCAGTTTATGCTGCTGGTTTATCTGTTGATGGAGGTTTAGCGGGGGCAGAAACAGCAAGTTTATTTGCAGGAAAATATGCATACTCGATTATAATTAGATGGATTCTATCAATTACAGGACTGGCTATTATAGGACTGATATTTTATAAGAATATTAAACCCCAAACACAATGTAAAATCTGCTATGCAGCATTTGCTTTAGTTATAATCGGTGAATTTTTAGGAAGATTTATCTTCTATGGAACGGGAGTATCAATGATAGTTGGCTAG